A region from the Elusimicrobiota bacterium genome encodes:
- a CDS encoding YfhO family protein — protein MLTSNDYEPSKTIFIENQTNINSSNLKSEIIVLKNTPKEILINAELSDNGFLFLSNTYYPGWKAFIDGTETKIIKANYTFQAVTVQEGKHIVKFCYRPGSFKIGLIISLLFLCGTIWVAKKTL, from the coding sequence ATGCTTACAAGTAACGATTACGAACCTTCAAAAACAATTTTTATTGAGAACCAAACAAATATAAACTCGTCAAATTTAAAATCTGAAATAATCGTATTAAAAAATACACCAAAAGAAATTTTAATAAATGCTGAACTATCTGACAATGGTTTTCTGTTTTTAAGCAATACATACTATCCAGGCTGGAAAGCATTTATAGACGGTACAGAAACAAAAATTATTAAAGCGAATTATACATTTCAAGCAGTTACAGTGCAGGAAGGAAAACACATAGTAAAATTTTGTTACAGACCGGGTTCTTTTAAAATTGGACTAATCATAAGTTTGCTGTTTCTATGTGGAACGATTTGGGTTGCCAAGAAAACTCTGTAA